The Paramicrobacterium fandaimingii DNA segment CGGCCCTGGCTCGCGCGACAGCTGCAGCTTCGCCTGCTCGAGGTGATTCACGTAGAGGTGAGCATCGCCGAACGTGTGAACGAATTCGCCCGCCTTCAGCCCGGTGACCTGCGCGACCATCATGGTGAGAAGCGCGTACGAGGCGATGTTGAACGGCACACCGAGAAAGATATCGGCCGAGCGCTGATACAGCTGGCACGAGAGCGTGCCGTTTGCGACATAGAACTGGAACATCGTGTGGCACGGCGGCAGAGCCATGTCGTTGACCTCGGCGACATTCCACGCGTTGACGATGTGCCGCCGTGAGTCGGGGTTTGCCTTCAGCGACTCGATCACTGTCGCGATCTGATCGATGTGCCCGCCGTTCGGGGTCGGCCACGAGCGCCACTGGTGACCGTAAACCGGCCCCAGATCGCCGTTCTCGTCAGCCCACTCATCCCAGATCTTGACGTTGTTCTCGTGCAGCCAGGCCACGTTCGTGTCGCCCCGCAGAAACCACAGAAGTTCGCCGATGATGCTCCGCAGGTGCAGCTTCTTCGTTGTGAGAACAGGAAAGCCTGCCTGCAGATCAAACCGCATCTGGTGCCCGAACACGCTGAGTGTTCCGGTTCCGGTGCGGTCGGATTTTTCGACGCCCTCGTCGAGAACACGCTGCATCAGATCAAGGTATTGGCGCATACCTCCAGCGTAATCGACGGCGCCGACAGATCAGTCGAGTCGACGCGACACGGTCACCGTGAATTTCGCGTTGCGCCCCAGCTGCGTCGTGCGACCGACCAGGCGCTCGAGCTGCGCTCGATACTGCAGATGCGAGTTCCATACGGCGAGCAGCGTTCCGCCCGGTCGAAGCACCCGCCCCGCTTCGGCGAAGAGCTTCAGCGCGATTCCGGCATGAACGGAGGCGCCGATGTGAAACGGCGGGTTCAGCAGCACCGCATCGACGGAGGCATCGGGCTGAGCAGACAGACCGTCGTCGCGCTGCACGGTGACATGGTCGCCGACGCGGTTCGCCTCGGCCGTCAGATGAGCGGATGCTGCGGCGGCCGCCGATTGGTCGGTCGCCGTCACGCGAGCATCCGGTCTTCTCTTCGCAAACTCCGTCGCGAGCACACCCGTGCCGCAG contains these protein-coding regions:
- a CDS encoding thymidylate synthase — its product is MRQYLDLMQRVLDEGVEKSDRTGTGTLSVFGHQMRFDLQAGFPVLTTKKLHLRSIIGELLWFLRGDTNVAWLHENNVKIWDEWADENGDLGPVYGHQWRSWPTPNGGHIDQIATVIESLKANPDSRRHIVNAWNVAEVNDMALPPCHTMFQFYVANGTLSCQLYQRSADIFLGVPFNIASYALLTMMVAQVTGLKAGEFVHTFGDAHLYVNHLEQAKLQLSREPGPLPTMRINPERTQIDSFEIADFTLENYEAAPSIKAPIAV